The Polypterus senegalus isolate Bchr_013 chromosome 1, ASM1683550v1, whole genome shotgun sequence genomic sequence AAGCAGCAGTTTTAAATTCTTtgatatcttttttctttttccaattaaaatgtAAGCTACTGCACTTAACACACTGTCCAATCATTATCACTGTCCAATTATTAACTAAAACAGTCATGGTTTGAGTTTGGACAATagtaaaaggacaaaataaagtcTGAATTCATTgaagtagattttctttgccgcTTGTCTTATTAAACAGGTTAACTTCTTagattcctttttctcagtttattactccacttttttTTGACTTAAAGGCTAATGGTCTGATCGTCTTTCAGTCTCAGCCTTGACTTGCTATTCTTTTTTTACACTACATAACATTTGCTGTGCATTTGCTCAATTACTTTATTAACTTGAATAAAGGaacactgcaactaaattaccataaagtaTAGAaaagcaaaggctgaaaagatTAGTGTTCACCGATTGAGTCTTATTGGCCAGTTTAGATCAGAGCATCCCTAGTTGACTTAGCTTAGAATTAAAAACTGATACTGTACTGCCTGCCTTAAGTTTTTCCTAATATATTAGAGAGATTAGTAGTTATTAAAAACATGCTGTTAAGTTTGTGAGGTGTTCTTAAATCAATACATGGAATGGgtaaattgaaaataatagaATGACgtccatttcaaaattaaagtacaCTTCATAATCTGCTGAAAGGAGCGGGGATACTGTATGTTCTTGCTGACCACTTTTTCACTGTTAAGTGTTATGAGCAGCATTGTTTAGTTTTGTAGTTATCCttaatactaaatgtattcataTGCTTGATGAATAGAATTGTTACagctttctgttttgctttttgtgtCAGGTTTCACAGTTTGGATGCAAGTCATTTGCCCTGTTGTTTGATGATATTGACCACAATATGTGTCCTGCAGATAAAgaagtatttagttcatttgcaCATGCCCAAGTGTCAATTACCAATGAAATCTTTCAGTATTTGGGTGAGCCCGACATTTTCCTGTTCTGTCCTACAGGTaaggtttttatttagttttgtcttCTTTAATTAGTGCAGAACCACATTTTtaggttattgtgtttatgtgAGTTGACTCTTTTGCTGTTTGGCCAACAGAGTACTGTGGAACTTTCTGCTATCCAAATGTGTCACAATCTCCATATTTGCGGACTGTGGGTGAAAAGTTGCTGCCTGGAATTGAGGTGCTTTGGACAGGTGATTGTAGACGTGCTATGTTTTTTTCAGTATAAAGTTTGtagtatgtatatttttaattggtttcatattatacttttaaaaatattaaaagcattTATATGTGTGTCAGAAAACTGGTTATGAGGTGCTTATGCCTTTATTTTAAAGCTATAATGGTGTTGCTGACCTTGTAAAAATGTTTCCAGACAATTTTAAGTTagaggttataaaaaaaaaaaaaaaagaatttatttctaGAACAGCCATCATAATTGCCTCACAGTGTATTTATAATGTCTGGTGGCCAATATATGGCACTCCTACGTACCTGAATTTCAAAAGTATGTTTGCTGCCTGAATGCTCTTTTGCTGAGAATGATGAGTGTGCTTGATCTTCAAGATCTGGCTCCTGAAAATGAACAATTAATGAATTGGCCACATGATTTGTGGCTACATGTCGGCGTCCGACAAAGTAGCTTGATTATCTGGATGTTTTATTGTATAGTTGGTATTCTTGCAGGGTATGCATGAGCATGACCTGGATTTCATCTCCTTGCAAAGACTGATGTCTGTTGTGCCCCTGTTTCTGCAGAGAGAGGCTCTGTCTTGCCATGGGATTTTATTTGACAGGGCAGGTTCAGTTAGGTACATTTCTGCCTAGTGTTACTCAAAGGCTGTTATGCAGCAGATGATGCACCATCCACAATTTCCTCTGAGAATTTTAGATCTTGCATATTTCTCAGTCAgataatctttctttttttatgtttttaggtCCTAAAGTTGTATCCAAAGATATTACGGTGGATTCCATTGAAGAAGTTACTAAAATCCTGAAGAGAGCTCCAGTTATATGGGACAATATACATGCTAATGACTATGACCAGAAGAGGTTATTTCTTGGTCCATACAAGGGTCGTTCCACTGAACTTATTCCCAGACTGAAGGGTGTGCTGACCAATCCTAACTGTGAATTTGAATCAAATTTTGTGGCTATCCACACATTAGCAACATGGTACAGGTCAAATATGAATGGTGTAAGAAAAGACGTTGTTATGAGTAAGTATTCTGAAATGAATTGTAGATAAAATGAAGTCTTGACTGTTCTggataataacattttattttcattggaatgaGTGCAACCTTATTGTATGTTGTGTTGATTATCAGACATTGCAGTTTCATACATTCAAGGCTGTGAACACTACTCAAATATTTTATGTGAGCAAAATCGTCACCTCCTAAAAGGGATGTTAAAATCCAAAAATTTGGTTTAATGTTTTGTATAAAAACTCAAAACATTTACACAGAATTATAAACTTAATTTCAAATTAAAGCAGTTCTGAATAGgttgttttaattttcatcttAATTTTGGTTATGTGGCACTGTGCCTTTTAGAATGTCTGCTAGTATGACAGGAAAGCTACATAGTTTATTCCTTTTGTTTTATGCATATGGAGATGGTTGATAGTTAAatcttgggatttggagtttgagATGTGCAGCAATATTGTCAAACTCCTTAAATATATTTCATACTCATATTAGTAATAAGTGTGTATTAGTAATAAGAAACAATTTATCTGTCTAGATATGCTTCATGTTCAAGTACTCCTCTTAGAATTATCCAAACCACTGAAAGTTCATGGAAATCAAATACAGTggtatataatatttgtaataaacGGCAACCAtgactgttttcatttttggaaGAATTGTTAATAAAACTTCTAAAGCTTCTGGGCTAGAGTATTCTAGTTTAACTAGCAGAAGTATTCAGTGTTGACCAGGTGTATCTGTGTAATGGGTtgaggtaagaaagcaaatactTGTATTCCCTGGACTATGAAAATAATCTACAGTAGGGGCCATGGGGAGACTGGAATTCACAGGCATCGCTCTAGTTGTCCAAGTATAAGAGATGGCACCAGTGTTTGCATCAAATTTTCCAATACCTAGCCATACAACAATGCGGCCCATTTTACGatcaaatgtttgtatttagtcAACATGTGAAAATGGGGGAAAAATTGTGTGTAGTGAGAGTCAAATgctgatatataatataaaatgtgtgtgtgtatatatatatatatatatatatatatatatataatctctctctatatatatatatatatctctatctctatctctatctctctgtctctatatacacacacacttgcaaGTGTAGTACACACTCTAGAGTGACCAAAactaaaggaaattttaaaaagagaaaactaaCTTGGCAGTTAAAACATTTTGCAACGTaacatggttttgtttttaatggattttttttgttctggttTAATATTGGCCTACATGAAATGTCTGATAGAATTAAAATCTATGTCTCTCattcatgaaaacataagattaaaaatttttcttgtcCACTACTTTAAACTATATGGGGTAGGTAGCATAAGAGAAACAATTTCTGTGTGGAATGTTCCTTTAAAGGGCACTTTCCAAATGGTTTGAGCAGGATTACAGTCAGGCATTCACAACTGTAAttgaaaaaagtgaataaagtttaaaacatataaaaaaaatttgtttaataaagaaataattctttttttctcagcTGACAGTGAAGACAGCACAGTTTCAATTCAGATCAAGCTGGAGAATGAAGGCAGCGATGAAGAGATTGAAACTGATATGTTGTATAGTCCACAGCAAGCATTAAAACTTGCTCTGACAGAATGGCTGGCAGATTTCAGAGTCCCTCATCAGTACAATAGTAGGTAGATTTCCTGTTCATTGAAAATGTTTCCTTAAGAAGTAAAAGTATGTTTAACTAAATGGCTGTATTGGTATAATGAATATGAATGGAAGTAAAAATTGTAATCCGCAGATCAAGGAAGTTGCTActctgttaagatttttttttgacattttgcagGGCTATCCTCACATATAACTGCCACACTCGTCAGCTGTTAAAGTGCCAGTGGATCAACAGACCGTAGCACTAGTGAGAGGTCTAGTTGGGCTCATGTTGTGGTCATGatactggcttttttttttttacataattttatctTTTGCTTGCATACCACATTTGCAATGGCACATTTGTTGCTCAGAAAACAAtatatctgtttttaaaatgttgcggCTCTGCCTAGCATTACAAAAACAGTGCGTAACTGTCCTATTCTTttgtgtaaatagtgtgaatGTCCATGGCAGTTTTAGTAAGTGGTCTGTAATTTAAAATGGGCCACATTTTTGAGtgtgtatatgtttttattaggTTCATGTATTTTTGAAGTGAATATTCAGAATCACAGTGGATTCTTGTGCGGGTTGGTACTGGAATTTGAAATGTACCGATTGTATAAATATCCTGGTACGGGGAAGTCTGACATTCATCAGGTCAAATCAATaaaacaagctttttttttccctccaaagCAGCATTTCTCACTAAATACAGTATCTTGTAATGGTTTATGGTAGAGAAATTCCAATTTCAGAAATGAATTTGGGACACCTAAATCTataatgtatactttttttaTGTGCGGGAAAatgtttgtacaaatgttttataGACTAGAAATGTGTCATCACAAATATCAATACTGAACAAATGGAGTTTGTATTTGAAAAAAACctaataaaaagctaaaatcaaAATTTTGAACACTGAATATAAATATGCACTGTAGCTCTCAAACTCGTTTTTTTGTATAGTGACCCTTGTAGGTTCTACCATTAAATGGcaatagaagatacatttttatattagtgtTTCACCAGATTTCTAGTCACTTTGTTTTGCATTGTTGTCATATACATCGTTTGCATACATAGATGATACTTGGATGTTTAATGTGTGGTTCACTGCTAGATAGCTGAATGGTaatattactttttattcatttttggccTAAATAAAAGAGGTTATGCAGTAGTTCCATCTGATTTGAGACCATAATAAGTTACTTTAATAAGTGGTAATTTTTATGAAGTGCAGTTTGGCCACATTCTATTCCAGATTTTTTCCGAAAGCATAGCAGTCACACAATCCATAAAGTGACCTTACAATCTGGAGTTCATTGTTTAGTGTTTAACAGCAAAAATCATACATTTCTCATTTGACTTCTCAGGTCGACAGGTTCCTCACAGTGGAGCAAAGAGCACAGCTATTGATGTTTCTTCTTTAGCCTCTCCAAGTCTTGGTTCTTCCACCACTGTCACCACTGTGTATCAGCAGCCAATCATGAGTCAAGGAACTTCATTGGGTGAAGAAACGCATCCCTTAAGTAAAGAGGAAGAAGTGGAGgatgaggaggaagaagaggagaagaaggaacaATTACTTTTACAGTCTGATGAAGAACCTATGGAAATGGTGGTGGAAAAGCAAGATGAACCTGATACAAAGAATGTCAGCCAGATCTTAAAGGAAATTGTTAAGGCTAAAATGACAGAGGAATTAAAACCCATGGACACAGACAAAGAAAGCATTGCAGAGTCAAAGTCTCCTGAGATGTCTATTCAGGAAGATTCTGGCAGTGATATTGCTCCAATgcaaacagatgaccagctaaacaaAGAATCTTTTACACCAGGGCCTAATGAGAAGCCCCTTTATGCAGTAGAGCCACTCACCTTGGAGGACCTCATGCTGCTCTCTGAACTCTTTTTTCTGCCTTATGAACATGGCCAAAAAGCTGCTCAGATGCTTAAAGAATTCAATTGGCTACGAGCAAACAGCAGTGTGGTTAGTGTAAACTCTAAAAGGAAGGACCCGGAAAAAGTAATTATGAAacatttctgctttcatttttattagttgTTTGGCAAGctgttttatatacatttttattattgaagCTTAAATCTTCTACCTTCACTAAGTTATGTGTAGTGTCAAATTTTTACTATTACtgttctttaaaaacaagcatttaaaaaaatactagtGTTTGCTGGTTATATCTGTATATTaggttaatgttaaaaaaatatatatattttttaaatgttcattcatCTCTCATTGCTGGCTGAAATGATAGCGTCCCATCCGTCATCTACACAAACTTTCTACACTATTATTTTCTGTGCTCTCATGAGTCGAATTTGTACTTTTTATGCAAGATTGGGATCCATAATTGTGGCAACTCCTTTCTGGGGTGCTACCATGAATGCTGCTACTTTGCAATTCATGGTTTATTGTTTAATTCCATATTAATAAATCAGTTGGTTTATTGAACAATTGAATCCGTAGACCACagagttttaaaggttttttggAGTGTTGAAACAAAGGAATATTGCACCCTTAATGGTTTGAAAACGGTGCACAACCTTTTTAAATCCATATTTTTCAGAAAAGGaccagatgaaaaaaaaacagggtaAAAACTGTTTATTTAGAAATTCAGCATGGCTAAACACAATCCAAAACAAAGATTTAAGACAAAAAGACACTCTTAGACAAATGTTGTAATACAGTGAAACAATTAAATTTGTGATCCAGATTATTTGAGCTGTTACTGTGGTCTTAGGTAAAGTCCTGACTTAGCTAATACAGAACTTTATGTGCCAATAACATCATACTTCTACTGCCTAATTGGAGTTGCAGTCTCTGCACTGCACACTAAATTTTGGGTTGCCCCAAACTATTTTAACATTTATCCCCCAATATGCCATATAACCTGTATTTTACAATGAAGCAATCCCCATACAAAATTCTGTAAAAATCAGTTCAGCCATTTTTTGCATGATCCGTGAAGAAACAACTAGGCAAACTACTTTATTTATATGGGTAACATTTAAAGGTCTTTACCTTTTgccatgagttttttttttgtgatgtagGTCTAAGAATTAGcagtttaaaaggtaatttatttttgaatactgTTTGCCTGTTTTCTTTAGAGTTGAGGCTTCTGTGACAGCTATTTGCCCATATCGGTGGTGGTGGTGTTCCTGAAACACTAAGGAACTGAGAATAAAGAATTAAGGCACATTTCATTGATTTTGTGTCTTAACACAGaagcttttctttatttattgaaagcTTGCTTCTGTCTATTAAATACCTAAAGTAGCTTAAATAACACTTTCTGTAAGTTTGTTGTTATTAGCAGTAAttaggcgcagtggtagcgctgctgcctcgcagttaggagacctgggttcgcttcccgggtcctccctgcgtggagtttgcatgttctccccgtgtctgcgtgggtttcctccgggcgctccggtttcctcccacaatccaaagacatgcaggttgggtggattggtgcttctaaattggccctagtgtgtgcttggtgtgtgggtgtgtttgtgtgtgtcctgcggtgggttggcaccctgcccaggattggttcctgccttgtgccctgtgttggctgggattggctccagcggacccccgtgaccctgtattcggattcagcgggttagaaaatggatggatggataatactagTTGAACTGTACCTCATTGTTTATACTGTTACCAGTTGAGGCCAGACATGGactttagatagacagatactttattaatcccaaggggaaattcacataatccagcagcagtatactgatacaaaaaacaatattaaattaaagagtaataaaaatgcatgtaaaagcagacaataactttgagtaatgttagcatttatatTGATGCCTGGTGGTCCTGCATGCTTTTCTTACAAAAATCTCCTTATCATTTACCAAAACCTAAGGAGGTAACCTTTGCTCAGTAAATAAACCACGTCTGAAATTCCatttgtttttgataaaaataaGTTAGAAGAGTCATAGTCATGCAATAGACTGTTCTCAGTATATCCAGTTTATTGTTCTTTAAGTAGCATTCATTCAATAACCAGaacaataaaattacatttgcatTACCTTCTTTTCGGCTGTAAGGTATTTTattcaattaataaaataagtttAGCTTGCCTTACCTTagtcacacacataaaataatttctatttgcttttctgtgaaaataaaagaaatgagaaCATCAGCTAAAACATAATGAGCCCTTTAATGTACCTTCCCACAAACACATTGAAGCAAGAGAAGTTTATTCTTCCATCAATTTAattgtctcttcagttctttagCAAGATATTATCACATTTACTTGTGACTTacataaatctttttttaatttcattttattttgttttacaggtCAGTGAATGGCATGCTCGAGCAGAGAAGTTTGAGGAAATGTGCTGTTCAGTAATTCAGATGTTTACTCGCCTCTCAAACTCTGCAAACAGAACAATCCTGTATGATTTATATCCATATATTTGGGATATTAAAAGTATAATTTCAATGGTCAAATCATTTGTTCAGTGGTTAGGTAGGTATATTCATAAATTCCATGTTTTTCCATTATCAAATATTTCCTTCTCTGATTAATTCAAGTAAATAACAGTATTGGCTCAAATACTATTTAATAAATTGGATAACTGCTTAATTAGGTGGAAACAGGTTATATTCTTTGTTTTAACAGGTATAGTTAGGTTTAAATCaaaaatagttatatttattttgttctgtcaCATTAAAGTTAAtacagtactgatttattttttttccccacaagtgGCATCCATCTTTAGCGCTCATGTTCAGTATTTGAGCTGTTCATCAGTATGCAGCTTATCAGTTCAAAAAGTGTATAGTTtggaataatttttattatacctTTAGTAATAAATGTAGAGTTTAATTTTCACTTGACTAAATGTAGACTGCAgtgttgtactttttttttgtaacatgtaATCTTTCATGTCCAGTGGTTCTGCTGTTTGCTATGCATATTTAACTATGCTACTTTCATACAGAAATATGTGGTGCCATCTTTTGTTGAAGGGCCTGATCATTGCTGGATGGCTGTCGCTTGTGGCTCCATGCGCATGCGAATTTGAAAAGATTAATGAAACAGCTGCATAGGGCTATTCTGGTGCACAATATCAAAAATCATAGGCCTGGGTTTGTAAAAGAAATCACTAAAGTCAATGCATGCTTGATCCTCATTTTGTAAGAGATTTGAAGAGGAGTAAATGCTGCATTGCATGTTGCATTGATCGCTATTGTCTATGACAGCATCAATTAATACTTTCAGTGTGTTCATCTTTAATCAAGTGCAATCTATAAATTTGTACTAGCTTCACTATTAggcatacaaataaaatgttatgattAAAATGTGTTAAATGGTATGAAGCACCAGCATGGCCTTGGTTACAGAAGTAACCAGATTTTATTTACAGGTTCTTGTCCAGCTCTAAGGATAGCTGTGGGCATCTGTACTTGCATAGCAGACAGCAGCTAAGAACTGGTGGTTGCATGTTTAGAGCTAGATAGAGTATGCTATGAGGACACTGAACAACAAACACAGGGTCAAATTTGTATTCtttaaatactttgttgtaaaaattgattttattgatgTGTCTCCTTAgaatgcttttttattattacaaaactatggtatttcaaaacaatatggtaACAAGACAATAGAAACAAAGGTAGTACTTTTTCCATTAACATGCCCAGGCATACACTATGACAGATACCTTTTTTTAAAGCAGATAACGATCaccgatttcatgttacttgattggccgattcagaattttttttctttatccttttaaaaagcattttatattaAGCTCCTGCGTAACCAGACTCCTAAAagccttatgttctatattaatGTATTACCTTTGGATTTTTTATCAATCAAACTATAGACAACATGAGTtaactgtttgtttattttttattaacaaaatgatatTCTGTaagcttattgttcagtgaccataaaatactaaaataaatacaatttccttaaaatacatactataactaataaataaatgtgtatacatatttttgtacatatggaataaaatgtgaaacaaggcttaattaaaagttttcaccatttcttacagcaaaaaacattttttatttctcataCAATAAGAATGTATGTATggatgttccagcatcacttctgaacggctggaccaattttcatgaaacttgatacacacgtttctcattggccgactaaaaatactgtagggtgaaatcaaccctaacccaccccttcTGTGTGTGGGAGGGaaatcttgcagtcttgtatgtatgtatgtcatcatccagttgacactctgaatgaccaccagaggaagaactggaggtgactgccagcattcgttatgtttgagcaccaccgccccatgttgtttttgaaattaaatagacttggcgtcaactggatgataacatacatacaaaactGCAAAAcgagcacattagtgagtcttcattgttcagtttatttttaaagttttgtttttttaattatatttttctcaaacaattaaaaaaaaaaaacactattttccaaCCGTGTATTTCAGTGTATCAGGTAGACATTCAAAATTCTTGagatgtaattataaatatggattaccattttatttatgtagtacttgtttctcaCCAAAACTTgtgctgtatgacacacagcaaaAACACGGTACAAATCTTTATAAAGCTGCAAATGCATCAAATGTTCCTACGTTATTTATCAAGAACACACAAGACTAACTTGCTTAACAGGTTTATGATTAAAAGATATAGTTTGCTATTAGGCTAACAAGCCTACCGTTTACtatgcagcaatttcaaatttttctTGTATCTTTTTCCAACTAAAAATGTAACTTGCTACACTTAAAACAAGCCTGCTCTCCAAACTAAACTggtgtctgttttaattaaagaaacaaattaaaaaggtGAGAAttcatgcagcttttcttgccatttgtcaaATTGCACAGGGTGACTTCTCAGAttccttttctcagtttattactccattaTTTACTCCAAGGCTAAGCTCTCTGGTAAAATGAGCCTTCACTTCTGCTCTTCCTGCAACTAAGCTACCATAAAGCTTAAGATAGCAGATGTGAAAAAATCGGCTTTTGTGATTGGCGAATTCACAGATCACTGATCGAgtatttttttaagtgaaaaccGTCCCTTTGAGATCAGCAGCTGATCAATGGACACATCCCTATTTTTTATCCAGAAGAAATGTTGAGTACTTGTTGCCATCACATCTTTGGGTCCCAGAAGAATGTGCAATTAATTTTCATATACATATGATTTACATTAAACTTCTTTGCAGCAGGAAATGATAGGTGTTTTTCACTGTCTTGGGTGCTTTCTTCAATTCTGGTGTTACAATACATTCACGTTTCATCCAGAGTAGCATTAGCATCTTCATGGTAACACACTGAGTACAAAGTCTCATCCTAGTAACCTTTGTATACAAGCAATTGTTACACCATATTTTTGTGATGCCCTGCATCTTCAAATAGGTTGTCAGCTGTAATTATTGAGTTAGACACTCTATTGGCTTGAATAGTAAgcattcaaaatgttttattcttcTCTTTACTTTAAAAGCAGAGTTTGAGTAACTTGTCTAAAAAAGATCTGTTACCTTAATTTTTGAAATGCCCTCCAATATTTTCTTAAAAGTACCTGATTACTTTTTAGAAGGAGATTTCCTTGCCACGTACAGTAAATTTGACTATATGTAATAGTGATTAACTTGCATCACAGACATCTTTTACAGCAGGCAAGTTCACTGTATCTTTACAATTAAGATATAGTTAATAATATTTAAGAGAATTACTCGGTGATCACACTTAAGGCTGTTGAAAAACCTGAATAGCAAAAACATAATTTGCTTTTGATAGTGAAAACATCAAATAGTACTTTGTCAATTTACTCTTTTGAAAAACACTGCAGTCCACAATCAGTCAAAGTCTTGCtttgtattaatattaaatattactaaTGACCTGTCTTGTCTTCTCCCTTCACTATGTACAGAAGGAAGAGTCCTCTGCACAACTTTCTGGATCAACTGCAGAAAATAAATGCAGCTTGCTAGCGCTTAATTTAAAATgacctaatttttacaaagtatTATTGTTATGTAATACTAAAATGTGCATAAATTTTGAGTGAAGTCACATTAGCGCAGCGATGCAAAAAGTATATTTTGCCAGAGTGTAATTATTGACTTAATTTTGTAGAATGCCCTAAACTGTTGTCATTTAACCTTCCTCTCAAGGTTACTGGGAAAAtgtattgtgtgtatgtatgagtcTTTGTACACTATGTacagacacacatgcacatgtACATGTACCAGTGCCATATTGCAGTATGTAGTTTTAAAAGAGAATTCTCTCAGTGGGCAATTGTTGCTTCACAAGACAGGAGCAATGTATTTGCACATTCATTCAATATTAATTTCCCTCTGTAACTGTCTTGTCACATGTCTCAAAATTGGATcaattttaaagtgctttaacaCCGAGCACATACTACTATTAGGAATGTTTCTATTTTTGGTACACACCAGATGAACTTTAAAGATTATTATATACACAGTTTTATTTAGAGATTAGGTTTTTATACAGTgcagtatgttttaaaaatgtaaatgtttttataaaattaattttataaataaaatagcatTTGCTTATAATTACCAAAACACATAttttacatgcattacaaaagaaCTATGCCTGTATACAATATggatactttatttaaaaatcaaattattactttttatattcACACTTATTTAGGTAAAATGGTACTGCTTATATATAATAGACATATGACAAGACAAGGTTTAAAATGTGACTTCATTTTCATATGGAGCTTTAATGACAAAAGTTTATGAAACTTAAACTGATGTGATTTTCTAAAAGAATGAATATTTGTATTAGCTCAtggcaaaatagatagatagaatataccatttaacaattttttttaaggaATAGAATTCCTTgatctgaaaaatatttaaaccgttattttaaatgtggcaagaagaaaataataaactgtTGTCATTATAGCTCCAGACAACTCCTCTGTAACTGTTTTTGGCATTTCTAAggtttttatttctccttttttttttctggagtgaTTTAAAAATACACCCCCATTGCCCCCCCccagaagtttttatttttcccttcatAATGTTCTCCGCTTGGATCTGATCTCAACAGGGTGTCGTAGTCAATCATCAGCACAGTTCTTAAGTGGAGACCAAGAACCTTGGGCCTTTAGAGGCGGTCTAGCAGGCGAGTTCCAGGtatcaaaatataaaattcaaaacTGATTgttccaaaaaaataacaaacagcaGTGACCAATACAGATAGGAAAGGAATGGTCTGTTAAAGGTGCGCTTGTATATGGATGGAAGGATTTTAAGCTTAATATCTATA encodes the following:
- the oga gene encoding protein O-GlcNAcase; the encoded protein is MVQKEKQGETKAPEEDKNPASAEATAENTEVAAGVENESVCLGKFITGVVEGFYGRPWTMEQRKELFRRLQKWGLNTYLYAPKDDYKHRMFWREMYSVEEAEQLMTLISAAKEYGIRFIYAISPGLDITFSNQKEISTLKRKLDQVSQFGCKSFALLFDDIDHNMCPADKEVFSSFAHAQVSITNEIFQYLGEPDIFLFCPTEYCGTFCYPNVSQSPYLRTVGEKLLPGIEVLWTGPKVVSKDITVDSIEEVTKILKRAPVIWDNIHANDYDQKRLFLGPYKGRSTELIPRLKGVLTNPNCEFESNFVAIHTLATWYRSNMNGVRKDVVMTDSEDSTVSIQIKLENEGSDEEIETDMLYSPQQALKLALTEWLADFRVPHQYNSRQVPHSGAKSTAIDVSSLASPSLGSSTTVTTVYQQPIMSQGTSLGEETHPLSKEEEVEDEEEEEEKKEQLLLQSDEEPMEMVVEKQDEPDTKNVSQILKEIVKAKMTEELKPMDTDKESIAESKSPEMSIQEDSGSDIAPMQTDDQLNKESFTPGPNEKPLYAVEPLTLEDLMLLSELFFLPYEHGQKAAQMLKEFNWLRANSSVVSVNSKRKDPEKVSEWHARAEKFEEMCCSVIQMFTRLSNSANRTILYDLYPYIWDIKSIISMVKSFVQWLGCRSQSSAQFLSGDQEPWAFRGGLAGEFQRLLPIEGANDLFYQPPPPTPTSKIYSIRPYFPKDEASVYKICGEMYNEGMEDIPFCEQPDLIGDKLIGGLLTLSPDYGFVLEDDDGICGYALGTVDVKPFVKKCKVSWFPVMQEKYNKPDSEKELSEAEKMMLSFHEEQEGLPESFLSNFPSMIKVDIHWKVTDPSVAKSMMGCLLSSLKANGSHGTFCEVRQNDKRMLDFYGKLGCFEVAKMEGFPKDVIIMGRSL